A genome region from Nicotiana tabacum cultivar K326 chromosome 13, ASM71507v2, whole genome shotgun sequence includes the following:
- the LOC107761043 gene encoding uncharacterized protein LOC107761043, with the protein MANNQNTRPVRALPSDTEKNTQVNAVTLTNGRELVEVPKKKKEQSGLEEERVSKLVEVDERNKTEYEHISERVPPLFPQRLRKKNDDHMFHKFLNMLKKIHLHIPLVDMLREVPKYAKYIKDIVAKKGAFCDLGASINLMPLSLFQQLGLRAPRPTTMMLPLADISYVYPEGVIEDVLLQIGKFIFPADFIILDYVADELIPNILG; encoded by the exons ATGGCTAACAATCAGAATACTAGACCTGTTCGAGCTCTCCCAAGTGATACAGAGAAAAATACTCAAGTCAATGCAGTGACGTTGACAAATGGGAGAGAGTTGGTAGAAGTGCCTAAGAAGAAAAAGGAGCAGTCTGGGCTGGAAGAAGAAAGAGTGTCAAAACTTGTAGAGGTAGATGAGAGAAACAAAACAGAGTATGAGCACATATCAGAGAGGGTGCCACCCCTCTTTCCTCAAAgattgagaaagaagaatgatgaCCACATGTTTCACAAATTTCTAAATATGCTAAAGAAGATACACTTGCACATCCCTTTGGTGGACATGCTCCGTGAGGTCccaaaatatgcaaaatatatTAAGGATATAGTGGCAAAAAAAGGAG CCTtttgtgatttgggtgcaagtatCAATCTGATGCCGTTGTCATTATTCCAACAATTGGGCTTAAGAGCTCCGAGACCCACCACGATGATGCTACCGTTAGCTGATATATCTTATGTTTATCCTGAGGGGGTAATTGAGGACGTCTTACTGCAAATCGGGAAGTTTATTTTCCCTGCAGATTTTATCATCCTGGACTACGTGGCTGATGAGTTAATTCCTAACATCTTGGGGTGA